In Miscanthus floridulus cultivar M001 chromosome 19, ASM1932011v1, whole genome shotgun sequence, the DNA window AGTCGGCTACGCTGGATCGAGGACGAGGACGCCCACGCGCGGGCACTGTGTGTGCGAGGTGGGCCAAGTCCTTGCGGCGCGGGCGCCGaggtgctgcggcggcggcgtggggaaGGTGAACTcgatgttgccatcttcttcttgCTCCTCCGGCCACGACGCTCGGCAGCACGGCCATGGCGCTCGGCAGACAGCTAGCGGCTATAGCTCGCGCATCATGAGTAGTTGTGTTTTATtacagcttttttttttttttttgataatagTGTTATATTACAGTTGAGCTCTCAAATTCGCGGAATAGCCGCTGGCTGGCTCATCAGTTGAGCTTCGCGAGTGAGTGGAATACGGAAGCCAAGGGGGCCCAGGGCCGACCGAGGTTGTCTCGGCGACGACATCACGGCCACGCGTGTGGCTTCTGTCCCGCGACGTGTGTGAGCCAGGCAGCCGGCGCCAGGCCCAGTGGTTACGCGCCGCGGTGCACCACCACCGCGGTCCACGCGGTGGCTTCTGGTTTCGGCCTTTGCATGTGGGCCGTGTGCGAAGCGGCCGCCGTGGCCTCTTCCGCCGCTAAGGAACTCGATCGCTTTTGTCTAGACGATTTTTAGACGCGTTCAAAGCATATTTCTAGAGGTATCTATATTTAAGGGCGATTTTTATAAAAAGATTATAAGTCTGATTTACCTATGAAGTAGTTGTTTACAGGTATATAATGAAGTTATAGATCTCAATAAGTTCTAATACTTTTTAAATAAAAACTATTTAAGATTTTTATAtgcccaaatattcatttttaagTTCTCTGATTATGAAAAAtcattttttgaatttttcaaacctTCGTGGATGGAAGTACGCTCAATACCAAATTTGTAGTGCTTgaatagatctacaactttctggttaaatattttttttttcatttgagatcaacCTAAATAACCAATGAAAGATGGCATGATCAAAGCCGAAGACATGTAGAGCCCACAAATCCATCATCGAAACCATTTTGAACTATTTTAGAGGGTCAATTTGTTTAGTTTTGAAAGTTAAAAAAGAGATTAAGTTGTTCCATATCCggcttttcttttttcttgaatACGCAAGAGGAttacgtatcattgtattaagtagAAAGAGTTGTGCAAATACAGAAAAAACTCCGGGGCTAAGCCGGTACTGGACGCGAATCATATTCGGCTTTTCGAGGGTGTTTTTCAAATGTAGCCATAAGTTGAGGGGAGCAAAACGCCCCTTTGCTAGTGATTCTAGAAATGTGATGCATGTCATGCATCCAAATTCCAAAACTTATCTATAGAAATCCTTGGATGTTcatttgaaaagaaaaaaaatccttaGATGTTGACACAAAATCTAGATTTTTACAATGGATTCACCAAGGAGGAGCTTCGCCGAAACTCTGAAAAGAATCGGGGGACAATGAAAAAGGAAATGTGTCTTCTGTTTGGTTTTGGAGCCAACATGATGAGAGACTGTTACAGACCATCAATAACTTCGTCCGTAGCAGATCGACTGAAACTTCTTTTCTTCGGCCCAAAAAAAGTCAGTTAATTTCAAGGTATGGTGAATCCAATGCTTTAGCTTCAGTTGGGCCTTGAACCCTTCTTGATCAGGCACCCGGAGTACTGCTCGCATTTGTCGCACGCACTGCAGAGGCGGCGGCCTGATCAGCAGGCAGCGATTCTGCCACATTTCAGTAGCAAATATAGGCATCAGTTACTGACAAGAACACAAGATGATCTGCCCTGACAAAACAAACACGCCTAGTGTGTGACAAGCAAACATACACACCTGTTGTGTTGCGAGGCAATACTGGCATAGcttgaggcggcggcggcagctggaGCCTGAAGTTGTGCGAAAGCGACGGAGCCGGAAAGAAAGAGGCCTGGATCTGTACCGGTGGATGCTGCAGCAGTGGTTGTTGCACCGTGGCCTGCTGTGCCGGTGGCGGATGGTGCACCAACGGTTGCACGGCAACCTGCTGTGCCGGCGGCGGATGCTGCACCAACGGTTGCACGGCGACCTGCtgtgccgccgccggcggcggtggcagtATCGCCCTTGGCGGCGTTGGAGGCGGATGCGCCACGTACCCGAGGTACTGGTGGTAGGCTGCCGCCGCCGTAGGCGAGGTCAGACCATAGAGCTGAGCGTAGTAGTTCTGCAGCACTTGAGGATTGGCGAGGGCCTGCTTGATCATTAGTATCGCACACATATCAAATTAGCCTCAAATTGATCAGACATGATGAACTAATAACAACATGACAGAGCAGTAATGTTAAATGTGGATTTTCATCATACTAAAAGGAAGCCGAGCATAGTCAAAGCTTTCAGTCCAAATATATATGACCGTGGTCAATGTCATACATGTGGTAAAACAGTGAAATTTATGGCTGCATGCATGTAGGGTGGAGCTGGCTGGGCCTAGGCATGTGCACGTCAAGTGGCACCGGCGGTTTTGCATGTGAGGAAAAGGTAAAAGCAAAGGAGATGGGAATTGAAGGGTGGTGGGGAGCATGCTTACCTGTTGGTATTGAAAGTCAGGAGGGTACCAGTACCTGCAAAAGTTTTGTGGAGCTTCTTCAGTGACTGATTTTGGACAGGAAAAAGAGCATGCTTGGGTTTGCCTGCCCACGTCTGGCCCAACCAATCCACTACTATCACTCTATAATTCAGTAGTACGGTACATCCCCAAGGCTGTAAAGGCCAGAATCTAGATCATTGACCTACATTCCAGCTCCAGAACCATGACTACATCATGCAATGAAAAAAAAATAACCACAACCCCAACTCTTTTAGTTCAGACAAAACAATTACTAGTACTCCTTTCCAATTTATTCTCAAGTATAGAAAAATTAATGGAAGGATGAGCTACCgcatttttttttatgaaaccgGAGGCGTTTGACACCCTACTGGAATTTTattgaaaaagagagagagagaacactgCTTTTTGACAAAAATCAAGCCAATTTagaaagaaacaaagaaggaaggaggcagTAGCCCCTGTAGCACGATTGTGATTTGTGAAAGAGCCAAAATAAACATGGCGTTTTAATGCTTGTTATGCAGGAGGCACTAAACCCTGTAGCGCACCAATAAGCAGCAGAGATCAGTGTTGGCGCGGGAGGCAAACACCCGGGCAGGCATGGTGAAAGAGACCTCActagtacaacaatggtgtgtgtGGGGGACCGAAATCTTTATCTAGGGATTCAGTGTTGAATGCCTAGATGATGATGCCGTGTCTGCCGCCCCCATCTGCATGGGCTACATCATGTACTATGGACGACGACGACCAGAGTTCGATTAGGACCAACACCCAAACTGAACCTGTACGGACTTCTAACACAATAATGGTTTTTGAGAGCTCTGAACTGTAATAAAACACTATGGTCGTGAGTGGGCCTACGAGTTGCATTACAGTGCAGTATGTTCTGTAACGCATGGGCATGATTCTAGTACTACTATATATACACTTCCAACGGTTTACCATCATCTGTACCCGTACCTGTATGAAGAATCTGAGCAATTTGGGGATAGAATTTGGGAAGCGAAGAAATGTATAGATGGCACGGGGAGGGCACTGACCCAAACTGAGACGGGTAGATAGCAGCTAGGCCACCACCGTGCTGCTGCTGGGGCATCATCTGGGGAGAGGACGGCGCCCTGGGGATGAATTGCGGGACCTGCAAGTGGGGTCCCTGTCCCTCGTAGGGACCCCTGCCTGTAACAACAATTACCTGCCATGAGCTAGCGAAACGGAAGGCGAAAGCAACGAAACGGACGACGCCAAACAGACAAAATATAGATGAGGCACTGAGCTGCACTGCGGCCCGCAGGCTGCGGAGAGCAGAGCAGAGATTTCAGGCGGTGAGGGCGCGCAAGGCCGGTGGTAAAACCGACAGCGCTGTTGTTTCCATCTGCGCGTGCAGGCCGCAGCCATGTGACGTGCTCGTCGCCTTCGTCTACTGTTTTCGCGCTCGTTCCTTTTCAGTTCTCGCCAACAAGCCAAGGCTACACAGCAGCACTGAAAAGTAAGTAAAAGCACTCAGTTTTACTGCCAAGGCGTGTACGTCTGTCCGTGCCATGGCTTTCCTTCTACTAGTACCGGTAGGGACGAAAACAGTCGAAAACAGTTGGAAAACCtctcgaccgttttctacttctacatttaAATACTAAAACGAAATCGAAAGCGGTAAAGCCGGAAACGAAAACGAACATGAACTTACGAAATATCaaaaatttcgaaaacgaactaattcgagcggaattatgtcgaacacggtcggtatacgaaaaatcaatacgAAATATTGACCCGTTggaccaagtgcataacaattaacaagtacataataattaacaagtcctacaactttcttaaaaagtatctccattcgaTATGATGTaaggaagatatgatttttttaaggcaacaagcatttgtacgcgattaatatatcgctgactttgtttaattttttttgaacatcttcaagacatcaaatgaaaaaactaggAACtagaaagttttagatctcgtcgagagctataattttcatataaaatcatcttcatccaagatcgtatgaaaaagatataatttttctaaggttggacttgcagtgggccaaatttggtttaaaccgaatttcgaattcaagatattccgaattaaaaatagaaaagtagaaaacggtcgaaaaaatgtctaaaccgttttcgttccgatttcgaatttgatgttccgaatttcgaaccgaattcgaatttatccgaaaatacgaattcgatcggattaaatgtaTAAAACGATACAGTTCGGAACAGGAtatttccgtaccgttttcatcctacTTGTCTGTTGTTGGCAAGCCTGCAACGCCAAGCAACGCAAGACAAGTTGGCAAACCAAACCAAGCATGCGTTGCGTGGTGCTGGTGCTCGTAGGAACAGCCGAACAGGGGATTTTAGTTGGTCAGGGACGCACACAGTGCGCAGTGGGATCGCATCGGCAAGCTGACCCCCAACCCCAAATCGGTCGAGTCAAAAAGGACGCAAGGAGTCCGAGTGGGCCAGTTCGGCCAGTATTAAAGCCGACTGATAAGATAGTTAAAGTTATTTtgctgtgaaagaaaaatactagctAATAAGCTAGCTGATAAGTTCGAACGATCGGGCCTAAAAGGATAAACCTCTCCACTAGTACCACTAGACTAGACCGCCGCCACCCCGGCCGTCCATGGCCATTGGCATGGCCTTTACGTACTTTACACCTCGCTCACGCTGGCACGGACGGGGATGAACTGGCCGCCACGCACCGACCTCGATCAACAAGGCGTCCAGTCAAAGCGAGACTCCTACCGATTAGACTACCAAAAAGAAATCGGGGGCGGGCGAGGCAAGCCTGCCGATCCAAGGAGCCCATCCATAACTGCCAGTTGGTCTGCCTGCGGCAATAAAAAATGGCGATCCATCGGGAGGATACGGGCGCGCCGCCACGCGCCCACGCGGAgtggggctccggcctccggggACGGGGAGGGGGAGCACGAACCCAATTGAACTGACACGGCCAGCCTGGGCAAGCTCACCCGCATGGCTTCCCCGCTCGCTTCTCGCTGGCACGCAGAGCGTAGCTTGCTTTACCCGCGCGGCCGGTCCCGTCCCCACCCGTCAGCCTCACTGCATGCCAGCCCGTACGTCGGCTACCTCCCGCCGGGCGGCCGGCCGGCCACCGGCTGGCTAACAGGAATTCTGCGCGGCCGCGTGGCGGGTTGTCGCGTTGCTGATGATGAGGGCGGGATGGGGTCGAGTCGGAACTCGGAAGGAAAAAACAACTAGACGGAGAATAACGTTTCCCTTCATCAATTCCTTGTGATTGTCACTCACCTCGAGGCTGCTGGGCGGGCCGCGGCGGCGGGCCCAGCGAGGCTATGTTGCAGTTGGCGCGCCGCCCGGCGATCGTCGGGTTCGGGTCCTGCACCGCGCGCCGCGCCGCCTCCGGCTCCCGGAACGTCAcctgcgcgcgcacacacacgcacacggCCGGCGGCCACCTCAGAAATTAAACGTGCACGACCGCGGCAAGCGGAAGGAAGGGGAGGAGAGGTGGCGTGGTGGGATGGGAGCGGGCGAGCGGCGGCTTACGAATCCGTAGCCCTTGGAGCGGCCGGTGAGGCGGTCCGTGATGACGACGGCCTCCAGGATGTCGCCGTACCGCTCGAAGTGCTGCCGGAGCCCCTCCGAGGGCGTCTCCCACGCCAGCCCGCCCACGAACACCTTCGTCAGCGTCGTGTCGCCGAACCGCGACCGGTACGGCCGCGGCCCGCCGCCGGCGGTAGTGGCCGGCGACCCGGACgtcgtcgacgacgacgacgccgggGCTGCCATCGCGAGCGCGCGCGCGAGAAGCGGAGGGAAGCCGGCCTTGTTGGCGCGGTGGTGGTGATCTTGCAAGCAGAGAGCGGGACGCGGGCTTCTGTCGTCCTTGCCCCTGCGCCGCGGCACGCCGCCGTGCGC includes these proteins:
- the LOC136529038 gene encoding uncharacterized protein isoform X2, encoding MAAPASSSSTTSGSPATTAGGGPRPYRSRFGDTTLTKVFVGGLAWETPSEGLRQHFERYGDILEAVVITDRLTGRSKGYGFVTFREPEAARRAVQDPNPTIAGRRANCNIASLGPPPRPAQQPRGRGPYEGQGPHLQVPQFIPRAPSSPQMMPQQQHGGGLAAIYPSQFGYWYPPDFQYQQALANPQVLQNYYAQLYGLTSPTAAAAYHQYLGYVAHPPPTPPRAILPPPPAAAQQVAVQPLVQHPPPAQQVAVQPLVHHPPPAQQATVQQPLLQHPPVQIQASFFPAPSLSHNFRLQLPPPPQAMPVLPRNTTVRATNASSTPGA
- the LOC136529038 gene encoding uncharacterized protein isoform X1; translation: MAAPASSSSTTSGSPATTAGGGPRPYRSRFGDTTLTKVFVGGLAWETPSEGLRQHFERYGDILEAVVITDRLTGRSKGYGFVTFREPEAARRAVQDPNPTIAGRRANCNIASLGPPPRPAQQPRGRGPYEGQGPHLQVPQFIPRAPSSPQMMPQQQHGGGLAAIYPSQFGYWYPPDFQYQQALANPQVLQNYYAQLYGLTSPTAAAAYHQYLGYVAHPPPTPPRAILPPPPAAAQQVAVQPLVQHPPPAQQVAVQPLVHHPPPAQQATVQQPLLQHPPVQIQASFFPAPSLSHNFRLQLPPPPQAMPVLPRNTTESLPADQAAASAVRATNASSTPGA
- the LOC136529038 gene encoding uncharacterized protein isoform X3, translating into MAAPASSSSTTSGSPATTAGGGPRPYRSRFGDTTLTKVFVGGLAWETPSEGLRQHFERYGDILEAVVITDRLTGRSKGYGFVTFREPEAARRAVQDPNPTIAGRRANCNIASLGPPPRPAQQPRGRGPYEGQGPHLQVPQFIPRAPSSPQMMPQQQHGGGLAAIYPSQFGYWYPPDFQYQQALANPQVLQNYYAQLYGLTSPTAAAAYHQYLGYVAHPPPTPPRAILPPPPAAAQQVAVQPLVQHPPPAQQATVQQPLLQHPPVQIQASFFPAPSLSHNFRLQLPPPPQAMPVLPRNTTESLPADQAAASAVRATNASSTPGA